Genomic segment of Streptomyces sp. NA02950:
GACGCGCCCCGCCATTCCCTGACCACCCAGTCACGGCTGCCCAGCGGGATGGACTGGCTGAAGCTGGACCATCTGCGCATCGGCAAGAGCACCTTCACCCTGCGTCACGACGGCGCGACCTCCTCCACCCTCGCCCACACCTCCGGAGGCGCCACCTACACCTGGGAGGCACGGTTCCCCGGCAAGCACAGCCGGATCACGGTCGACGGGAAGAAGCGTCCCGTGCGCACCAAGAAGGTGGACGGCGCGATCTACACCTATGCCGTTGTCTCCGTGGCCCCCGGAGCGTCCAGCACCGTCCGGGTCGGCTGACCCTCCCCTCCCCCGAACCGCCGCCGCACCGGGTGCCGCTCTCCGGCGCGGCGGCCCGTTCCGCCGGCAGGGGTGCGGCCGCGGGTCAGATCTCGGGGAAGTCCGGCGGCAGGCCGAGTTCCTCGGCGACCGGCCGCCAGATGGCGGCCAGCACGTCGTCCACGTCGACCGTGGGATCCCCCAGCATCAGCCGGATCCCGTATCCGTCGCTCAGCGCCAGTACGGGGGTGCCCAGACGGTCCACGTCGGCCGGGCGGAACTCACCGGATGCCACACCCTGCTCGATCGCTCCGCCGACCCAAGCGTGGAGCTGGGCGTACAGGTCGACGGCGAACACCCGCGTCGTCTCGTCGCGCAGCGACCGTACCCACAGCTCCTGCCACAGGCGCCAGTCCTGGCGGAGTTCGGGGTCGGTGGGCAGCAGGCTGTGGACGATCCTGGCCAGGACGACGGCGGCGGGCGCCGTCGCCCGTCGGGGTGTGCGCCCAGATCACCCCGTGGAACTACCCGCTGATGATGGCGGTGTGGAAGATCGCCCCGGTGCTGGCGGCGGGCAACACCGTGGTGCTCAAGCCCTCCGACACCACACCGCGGTCCACGGTGGCGCTCGCCCGGCTCGCCGCGGAGCATCTGCCACCGGGTGTGCTGAACGTGGTGTGCGGCGACCGCGACGCCGGACGGGCCCTGGTCTCGCACCCGGACGTACGGCTGGTCGCCCTCACCGGCAGCGCACGGGCCGGGCGGGAGATCGCCGCCGCCGCGGCCGCCGACCTCAAACGGCTCCATCTGGAACTCGGCGGCAACGCACCGGTTCTGATACACGAGGACGCCGATCTCGACCACGCGGTCCAGCAGTTGTCGTCGCTGTCCTTCTACAACGCCGGACAGGACTGCACGGCGGCCACCAGGATCCTGGTCCACGAGCGCGTCCACGACGCTTTCGTGGACGCCTTCGCGGGCGCGGTGTCACGGCTCCGCCCCGGCGACCCCGATGACAAGGGCGCCGACTTCGGTCCGCTCAACAGCGCGGAGCATCTGC
This window contains:
- a CDS encoding TetR family transcriptional regulator C-terminal domain-containing protein; the encoded protein is MARIVHSLLPTDPELRQDWRLWQELWVRSLRDETTRVFAVDLYAQLHAWVGGAIEQGVASGEFRPADVDRLGTPVLALSDGYGIRLMLGDPTVDVDDVLAAIWRPVAEELGLPPDFPEI